Proteins from a single region of Syngnathus scovelli strain Florida chromosome 7, RoL_Ssco_1.2, whole genome shotgun sequence:
- the LOC125972820 gene encoding unconventional myosin-Ic isoform X4: MMESALTARDRVGVQDFVLLENYMSEAAFIENLRKRFKENLIYTYIGSVLVSVNPYRDLEIYTKNHMERYRGVNFYEVSPHIYAVADNSYRSMRTERKDQCILISGESGAGKTEASKKILQYYAVTCPASEQVQTIKDRLLQSNPVLEAFGNAKTLRNDNSSRFGKYMDIQFDFKGAPVGGHIINYLLEKSRVVHQNHGERNFHIFYQLIEGGEEDLLRHLGLERNPQQYQYLVKGNCPKVSSINDRSDWKVVRKALTVIGFKGDEVEELLNIIASVLHLGNVQYGGEDGIACITSDTQIKYLARLLGVNGGVLTEALTHKKISAKGEELISPLNLEQASSARDALSKAVYGRTFTWLVNKINTSLAYTDDSYKHYSVIGLLDIYGFEVFQHNSFEQFCINYCNEKLQQVFIELTLKSEQEEYEAEGITWEPVQYFNNKIICDLVEEKFKGIISILDEECLRPGDANDITFLEKLENTVGGHPHFVTHKLADGKTRKIMGRDEFRLLHYAGEVNYNVNGFLDKNNDLLFRNLKEVMCMSENKILNQCFNRDELNDKKRPDTAATQFKASLAKLMEILMSKEPSYVRCIKPNDSKQASRFDDVLIRHQVKYLGLMENLRVRRAGFAYRRRYEVFLQRYKSLCPETWPNWKGKLSDGVAVLVKHLGYRPEDYKLGRSKLFIRFPKTLFATEEALETRKHSIATILQSEWRGYSQRSKYQKLRTSVIAIQAWWRGILARRRAKRRRQAADTIRRFIKGFIYRHKERCPENEYFLDYVRYSFLMNLRRNLPKNVLDKSWPTPPAALTEASEHLRKLCMQNMVWIYCKKISPEWKHQMEQKVTASEIFKEKKDNYPQSVPKLFVSTRLDGENINPKVLQTLGNEKLKYAVPVTKYDRKGYKARPRQLLLTANCAIIVEDAKLKQRIDYDALKGISVSSLSDGLFVLHVPSDDNKQKGDVVLQSDHVIETLTKIAICADKVNSININQGSIKFTVGQGKEGFIDFIPGSELLVAKAKNGHLSVTAPRLNSR; the protein is encoded by the exons ATGATGGAGTCGGCCCTCACAGCAAGAGATCGAGTGGGTGTGCAGGACTTTGTCCTGCTGGAGAACTACATGAGCGAAGCTGCTTTCATAGAGAACCTTCGGAAACGCTTCAAAGAGAACCTCATCTAT ACTTACATTGGTTCAGTGCTGGTGTCGGTTAACCCATATAGAGACCTGGAGATCTACACCAAGAACCACATGGAGCGATACCGTGGGGTTAACTTCTATGAGGTCTCACCACacat CTATGCAGTGGCCGACAACTCGTACCGTTCTATGAGGACTGAGAGGAAAGACCAGTGCATCCTAATTTCTGGCGAGAGTGGCGCTGGTAAGACGGAAGCATCGAAAAAGATCCTGCAGTACTACGCTGTGACCTGTCCAGCCagcgagcaggtccagaccatcAAAGATCGCCTCTTGCAGTCCAACCCAGTGCTCGAG GCCTTTGGCAATGCCAAAACGTTGCGAAACGACAATTCCAGTCGCTTTGGCAAGTACATGGatatccagtttgacttcaag GGCGCCCCGGTGGGAGGTCACATCATTAATTACCTGCTGGAGAAGTCACGCGTGGTTCACCAGAACCACGGCGAGAGGAACTTTCACATTTTCTATCAGCTGATTGAGGGAGGTGAGGAAGACCTGCTTAGACATCTCGGCCTAGAGAGGAATCCTCAGCAGTACCAGTATCTGGTCAAA GGTAACTGTCCCAAAGTGAGCTCCATCAATGACCGCAGTGATTGGAAAGTGGTGAGGAAGGCGTTGACTGTGATTGGCTTTAAAGGAGACGAGGTTGAG GAGTTGTTGAACATAATTGCAAGCGTGCTTCACTTGGGGAATGTTCAGTATGGTGGTGAGGACGGCATTGCCTGCATCACTTCTGACACACAGATCAAGTACTTGGCAAGG TTGTTAGGAGTGAATGGGGGCGTGCTGACGGAGGCACTTACACACAAAAAGATTAGTGCCAAGGGAGAGGAG CTGATCAGCCCTCTGAACCTGGAACAAGCTTCCTCAGCTCGGGATGCTTTGTCAAAAGCAGTGTATGGACGCACTTTCACCTGGCTTGTCAACAAAATCAACACTTCACTGGCATACACG GATGACTCTTATAAGCACTACTCTGTCATTGGCCTGCTGGACATTTATGGCTTTGAGGTCTTCCAGCATAACAG CTTTGAGCAGTTCTGCATCAACTACTGTAATGAAAAGTTGCAGCAGGTCTTCATTGAGCTTACTCTCAAGTCGGAGCAGGAGGAGTACGAGGCCGAAGGCATTACG tgGGAACCGGTGCAGTACTTCAACAACAAGATCATCTGTGACCTGGTGGAGGAGAAGTTTAAAGGCATCATATCCATTCTG GATGAAGAGTGTCTGAGACCTGGAGATGCCAATGACATCACCTTCCTAGAGAAGCTGGAGAACACCGTGGGGGGCCATCCACACTTTGTCAC TCACAAGCTTGCTGATGGAAAGACGCGGAAGATAATGGGGCGTGATGAATTCCGACTGCTGCATTATGCTGGAGAGGTCAACTACAATGTCAATG GTTTTCTGGACAAGAACAATGACTTGCTCTTCAGGAACCTAAAAGAG GTTATGTGCATGTCTGAGAACAAGATCCTGAACCAGTGTTTCAACAGAGATGAGCTGAATGACAAGAAACGTCCAGACACG GCAGCAACCCAGTTCAAGGCCAGTCTGGCGAAACTCATGGAGATCCTCATGTCCAAGGAACCGTCATATGTTCGCTGCATCAAGCCCAATGACTCCAAGCAAGCAA GTCGCTTTGACGATGTTCTGATCCGTCACCAGGTCAAGTATCTGGGACTGATGGAGAATCTGAGAGTGAGGCGAGCCGGCTTTGCTTACAGACGACGCTATGAGGTTTTCTTGCAGAG GTACAAGTCCCTGTGCCCAGAGACTTGGCCAAACTGGAAGGGCAAATTATCAGATGGAGTTGCTGTGTTGGTCAAGCATCTGGGCTACAGGCCTGAGGACTACAAGCTGGGCAG ATCAAAACTTTTCATCCGCTTCCCGAAGACCTTATTTGCCACTGAGGAGGCCCTCGAGACCAGGAAGCATAGTATCG CTACCATATTGCAGTCAGAATGGAGGGGCTACAGCCAGAGGTCCAAATACCAAAAACTTAGAACTTCAG ttaTTGCCATTCAAGCATGGTGGAGGGGGATCTTAGCCAGGAGGAGGGCCAAACGCAGGCGGCAGGCTGCTGACACTATCCGCAG GTTTATCAAAGGCTTCATTTACCGGCACAAGGAGCGCTGCCCGGAGAATGAGTATTTCCTGGATTACGTGCGCTACTCCTTCCTCATGAATTTACGCAGAAACCTGCCAAAGAACGTTCTGGACAAAAGCTGGCCAACGCCACCAGCAGCTCTTACAGAG GCTTCCGAACATTTGCGCAAGCTCTGCATGCAGAACATGGTGTGGATCTACTGCAAGAAGATCAGCCCTGAATGGAAACACCAG ATGGAGCAAAAGGTGACCGCAAGTGAGatatttaaggaaaaaaaagacaactatCCACAAAGTGTGCCCAAACTGTTTGTCAGCACTAGACTGG ATGGTGAGAACATAAATCCCAAGGTCCTGCAGACACTCGGAAACGAAAAGTTGAAG TATGCAGTGCCAGTCACTAAATACGACAGGAAGGGCTACAAGGCCCGTCCGCGCCAGCTGCTTCTCACGGCAAACTGTGCCATTATTGTAGAAGATGCCAAGCTCAAGCAACGCATTGACTACGATGCTCTGAAAG GTATCTCAGTCAGTTCTCTCAGTGATGGCCTATTTGTTCTGCACGTGCCCAGTGATGACAACAAACAGAAG GGAGATGTGGTTCTACAAAGCGACCACGTGATTGAGACCTTGACCAAGATCGCCATATGTGCTGACAAAGTAAACAGCATCAACATCAACCAGGGCAG TATAAAATTCACAGTGGGCCAAGGAAAAGAAGGGTTCATTGACTTCATACCTGGATCAGAGCTATTGGTGGCCAAGGCTAAGAATGGGCACCTATCTGTG ACGGCTCCAAGATTGAACTCCAGATGA